The following is a genomic window from Streptomyces lincolnensis.
CACGGCCTCTCCTACTTCCGCCACCCCTCGGCCACCACAGGCCCGACGGACGCCCTCGTCGTGGGCTACGGCACACCGCCCGACCACGCGTGGGCGGGGGCGCTGGAGGCACTGTGCCGGGTGCTGCCCTGACCGGCGGATACGCCAACGGTCCTCCCGTGCCACCGGCGGATACGCCAGCGGCTCCTCCCGTGCCAGCCGCCGCGCGTACGCGGCCTCGTCCCGGGCCGTCCCCGGCTCTTCCCCATCGCATTGGGTCTTACCCCGCATCGCCCGGACGGCGCCCCACCACCTCGAACGCCGGCTCGGAGGCCGCCCGGGAGCGATCCCCGTCCCGCGGCGCGTGCACCCGCCCGTCGAAGAGTTCCGCCAAGAGGGCCCCGACCGGATCCCGAGTCCGCCACAAGTTCCGCCCGAACCCTGCCCAGTTGGCGTAGTTCCCCGGCTTTCCCCACGGCCCCCGCCTCCGGGCTGGATCCTGGAACCGAGCCAACGTACGGACACGGCCACCGGCCGGCTGCGCCGCGGGTCGTGCCTCGGGGGAGGGGTTGTGATGGACGCTGCCATGCCCGGGGGACGCGGCAACGGAGCGGCGTTCCTGGGACGCACGGACGAACTCGCCGCACTGCGCCGACTGTACGAACAGGCGTCCGCGGGCCGCCCGCGGCTGGTCGTCGTCGAAGGACCCGCGGGCATCGGCAAAACGGCCCTCGCCAGGCACTTCCTCACCACCGCCCGCGGCCACGTCCTGACCGCGGCCGGAGCGGAGAACGAGACCGACCTGCCGTACGGCGTCCTGAGCCAGCTCCTGTGCCGCCCCGTGCTCAGCGACCCGCTCACCGCCGGCGCCGAACTCCTCGACCCCCTCGGTGAGTTGCAGCGCGACGAACCCGTCGTGGTGCTCGTCGACGACGCGCACTGGGCCGACACCCCCTCCCTGCACGCCCTCACCTTCGCCCTGCGCCGACTACGCGCCGACCGCGTCCTGGTCCTGCTGGCCCTGCGCGAGATCCACGACCGGCGGCTGCCCGGCGGACTGCGCAGGCTCCTCACCGACGACACCGCCGTACGACTGCGCCTGGCCGGGCTCGCGACCACCGACCTGGTCGGACTCAGCGCCCGCTTCCTCACCGAACCGCTGCCACCCGCCGCCGCCCGGCGCCTGCACACCCACACCCAGGGCAACCCGCTGCACTGCCGCGCCCTCCTGGAGGAAGTACCGGCCACCGCGCTTTGCTCCCCCGAGGCCACCCTGCCCGCCCCGCGGTCGTACACCTCCTTCGTCCTGGACCGGCTCGCCCGCTGCGGACCGGCCGCCCGCCGGCTGGTACGGGCCGCGGCCGTCCTCGGCACGCACTGCACCCTGGCCCGCGCCGCCCGCCTCGCCGACACCCCCGACCCCCTGCCCGCCCTCGCCGAGGCCCTGACCCACGGGCTGCTCCAGGAGGCCCCGCACGACACGGCGACCGGCATCGCCTTCACCCACCCCCTGGTCCGCGCGGCCGTCTACCACGGGCTCGGTCCCGTGCTGCGCACCGCACTGCACGCCCGGGCCGCCCGGACCGAGGACGACGAGTTCACCCGCCTGCACCACCGCGCCCTCGCCGCCCACGGCCCCGACGACTCACTGTCCGCCGAACTAGCCGACGGCGCCCGGCGACGCGGCGCCCTCGGCCGCTGGGTGGAGGCCGCCCCCCTCCTGCGCTACGCGGCCCGACTGGCCTCCCACCCCCGGGAACAGGGCCGACTCGACTGCGAGGCCGTCGAGGCCTATCTGTTCGACGGCCGGGAGGAAGAGGCCGCCGCCGTCGCCGCGGCACTCCCCGACGCGACCGACGACGCCGTACGGTGCTGCGCCCGCGGCCATCTCGCCCTGCTCACCGGACGCATCACCCAGGCCAGGGCCCTGCTGGACGAGGCATGGCGGCTGCGCACCCCCGGGGCGGACCCCGCACTCGACGCGCGGATCGCGGAACAGCAGGTGATGGTCCACATGCTGGGCGGCCACGCCTCCCAGGTGTGCCAGTGGGCCGAACCGGCCCGCTACGACAGCGGCCGGGCCCGCTCCGGCGGCACCCTGCGCTTCGTCCACCTCGCCGCCCTCGGGCAACTGGGTGCCTTCGAAGAAGGGTTCCGGCTGGCCGACACACTCCCCGAAGCCCCGCTCGTCGGACCCGAGGACATCGAACTCCTCATGGGCAAAGGAGCGTTGTACCTGTACACCGACCGCCCGACCCGGGCACGCCCCGAGCTGGAGCGGGCCGCGGAACTCGCCCGCCGGGGTCCCGTGCCCCTCAGGGTGATCTCCTTGACCATCCTGGCGAAGACCGAATTCCTCTGTGGTGCGTGGGATCTGGCGATGCTGCACTGGGAGACGGCCACCTCGGTCGCCGTCGACCTCGGCCAGGGCTGGATGGCCCCCGTGGTGCACGCCGAGGCCGCGCTCCTGTTCGCCGCCCGGGGCGAGTTCGAGCGGGCCGAACGGCACGTGACCCTCGCACGCGAGCATCGCATGGTCCAGGAGTCCGCGATGATGGAGATCTTCGTGACCTACGGGGCCGCCCACCTGGCCCTCCTCCGCGGCGCCCCGGAGACCGCGGTCACCCTGCTGCGGACCCTCCTCGCCCACGAGGATCTGGACTTCACCGCCGAGCCCGGCGTCGTGCCCTGGCGCGACCTGCTGGCCGACGCCCTGGTCGCCACGGGTCGGCTCGACGAGGCCGAGGAGGTGCTGGACGCCCTGGAACAGCGGGCCCTGCGCCGCTCGCGTGCCTCGACCCTGGCGTCCGTCTGCCGGATCCGCGGCACCCTGTACGCCGCCCGCCGCGACCCGAAGTCCGCCCGGGACGCCTTCGCCGAGGCCCTCGACCGCGCCGCCCGCGTCGACCTGCCTCTCGAACGGGCCCGCACCGAACTCGACTTCGGCGCCTTCCTGCGCCGCACCGGCCGCCGCGGCCCGGCCCTGGAACATCTCCGGGCGGCCCGGGCCCGCTTCGCGCGGCTCGGCGCCGTCCCCTTCCTGCGGCACTGCGACCGGGAACTGACCGCCTGCGGCGCGGCCCCCGACGGCGCCACCACTCCCGCGGCTCTCCCGCGGTCGCGGGAACACCTGACACCCCAGGAGTACGCCGTCGCCCAACTCGCGGTGACCGGGCTGACCAACCGCCAGATCGCCCGCGAGCTGGTGCTCAGCGCGAAGACCGTCGAGTACCACCTGAGCCACGCCTACGCCAAGCTCGGCATTCGGTCGCGGGTGGAACTCGTGTCCCGGGTGGGTGCGCCTACGGAAGGATCTGGAACGTCTGGCTGACGGCGAACGTCGAGCCGGGCTTGGTGTTGCCGTACACCACCGAGCCGTATGCCTGGACCAGGTGGCCCCGGTGGTTCTTGAGGTCGGCACTGTTCATCACGAACCCGAAACTGGCCGGGAAGTCCACCCAGTTGGGGTCCCTGAAGCGCCCCTTCACCTCGCCGGGCTTCGACGCGTTCGGCACCTGCGCCGGAATGGCGGTGCCGTCGCTGAGGTCACGCACCACGAGCGTGACGAGATAGTCCCCGCCGCCGTCGTGCAGCGTCTCCCCGGCCTCCGCCTCCAGTACGACCTCGCCGTCGGCGTTCGGGTTCAGTGTGAGGTCCGCGACGGTTCCCTTGAGCCCTCGGCTGAACACCCGCACGATCTGAGCGTCGTTCGGTCCCATGACTACCCCCTGTTGTGTTCCGGCCGGCCCTCCGGCCGATACGCGGAACAGTAGGAAGCCCGTCAGGCCCCGGTCCTCCGGGAAGACCCCGGGGAAATCCCCGGGTCGGCCGGGGCCGGCTCCTGCGGTGCCTCACCGAACCGTGCCAGCGCCAGCGCCCCCGCCACGCCCACCAGGAACCCCAGCACGGCGAGCCACGCCAACCCCTCCCGCGTACGGTCTCCCAGCCACACCACGCCCACCAGCGCGGGCCCGATGGTCTCGCCGATCACCAGCCCCGCGGTGGCGGTGGTCACCGACCCCCGCTGGAGTGCCGAGGTCAGCGAGAGGAACGCGGCCCCGCCACCCAGCAGCAGCGCGTACACCGCCGGATCGGCGACCAGGTCCGACGGCGCGAGCGAGTCGATCAGCCGCACCGCCACCTCCACCACCCCGAACCCGAACCCGGCCCCCAGCCCGAGCAGCAACGCCCGCGCCCGCTCCGGCAGCAGTCCGCCGCCCAGCCCGATCAGCAGCACCGCCACGGCGACGGTGAGCATCGCGTACCCCAGCCAGGCCGGTCCGCTCCGGTCCCCCTCCGTCCCCGACGCCACCCCGAGCATCGCGAGTCCGGCGCACACCACCGCGACCGCGCCCCACTCGCTCCCGCTCAGCCGGACCCGCAGCAGCCGGGCCGCGACGACCGCCGTCACCGCCAGACTCGACGCCAGCGCCGCGCCCACCGCGTAGATCGGGACCGACCGCAGCGCGGCCACCTGGAACAGGAACCCCAGCCCGTCCAGCGCCAGTCCGGCCAGATACCGCCATTGCCGGACCGCCCGCAGGAACAGCGCCGCCTCGCCTCCCCCGCCGGTGCCTGCCGCCCGCGCCGCCATCGCCTGCAACACCGTCGCCGTACCGAAGCAGACCGCGGCACCGAGCGCACACACCATTCCAAAGAGCACAAAGCGACTGTAGGGGAGGGGGACAGGAGCGGCCTGGCCGTGCACACCCTCTTACCGATCTCTAGGCTGACGCCGACCTCCGCGCCCTCGTCGCGTCACCGCCGCACTCCGGTCGCAGGCAAGGACCCTGAACCCCTCGCAGACCTCGCCCGGATGGTGGACGTGGCCCCGTGGCGCGTCGGCATGCCCGGTAGGCTGGCCGACAGGCCGTGACTGGCGCGCTGGGATGGGACGGACCATCGGGGAGCGGCCTGCGAGTGTGAACAAGTGCCGTGCGCCTGGGCCGAACCGTGAACCGTGACCGTTTCAAGCCACGCAGCCCGGAGGCCGCCATGTCAGAGCAGCAGCCCCTCTCCCACGAGTCCACCGCCTTCCGCGCGGCCCTCGACGTGATCCGCGCCGTCGAGCCGCGCGTCGCCGACGCCATCGGCCAGGAGGTGGCCGACCAGCGCGAGATGCTCAAGCTGATCGCCTCCGAGAACTACGCCTCCCCGGCCACTCTGCTGGCCATGGGCAACTGGTTCAGCGACAAGTACGCCGAGGGCACCATCGGCCGCCGCTTCTACGCCGGCTGTCGCAACGTCGACACCGTCGAGTCCCTCGCCGCCGAGCACGCCAAGGAACTCTTCGGCGCCCGCCACGCCTACGTCCAGCCCCACTCCGGTATCGACGCCAACCTCGTCGCCTTCTGGTCGGTCCTCGCCCAGCGTGTCGAGGTCCCGGCTCTGGAGAAGGCCGGCGTCCGCCAGATCAACGACCTCTCCGAGGCCGACTGGGCCGAGCTCCGGCAGGCCTTCGGCAACCAGCGCATGCTCGGCATGTCCCTGGACGCCGGCGGCCACCTCACCCACGGCTTCCGCCCGAACATCTCCGGCAAGATGTTCAACCAGCGCTCCTACGGCACCGACCCCGCCACCGGCATCCTCGACTACGAGGCCCTGCGCGCCACCGCCCGCGAGTTCAAGCCGCTGATCATCGTCGCCGGCTACTCCGCCTACCCCCGCCTGGTGAACTTCCGCATCATGCGCGAGATCGCCGACGAGGTCGGGGCGACCCTGATGGTGGACATGGCGCACTTCGCCGGACTGGTCGCCGGCAAGGTGCTGACCGGCGACTTCGACCCGGTCCCGCACGCCCAGATCGTCACCACCACCACCCACAAGTCGCTGCGTGGCCCCCGCGGCGGCATGGTGCTGTGCGACGACTCCCTGAAGGACCAGGTCGACCGCGGTTGCCCGATGGTTCTCGGCGGCCCGCTCCCGCACGTGATGGCCGCCAAGGCGGTCGCGCTGGCCGAGGCCCGGCAGCCCTCCTTCCAGGACTACGCCCAGCGCATCGTCGACAACTCCCGCGCCCTCGCCGAGGGCCTGATGCGGCGTGGCGCCACCCTCGTCACCGGCGGCACCGACAACCACCTCAACCTGATCGACGTCGCCTCCTCCTACGGCCTCACCGGCCGCCAGGCCGAGGCCGCCCTGCTCGACTCGGGCATCGTCACCAACCGCAACGCCATCCCGTCCGACCCCAACGGCGCCTGGTACACCTCTGGCATCCGGATCGGCACCCCCGCCCTGACCACCCGTGGTCTCGGCACCGCCGAGATGGACGAGGTCGCGGGCCTCATCGACCGCGTCCTGACCACCACGGAGGCGGGCACCACCAGCAAGGGCGCCCCGTCCAAGGCGCAGCACGTCCTCGACCCGAAGATCGCGGACGAGATCTCCCGCCGCGCCACCGACCTGGTGGCCGGCTTCCCGCTGTACCCGGAGATCGACCTCGGCTGACCCCACCCGGTCTGCGGACACCCTCTTGAGTTGTCAAGGATCGGCGACTCTCACGGATCGATGAACTCTCACAGATCGATGAGTTCCTGTCGTGGCTCCTCCCGCGGCGGTCCGGCCCCCGGCCGGGCCGCCGCGCGGCGTATCAGCAGGGTGCCGCCGACCCCTGCCACGAACCCCACGGCGAGCCCCGGCACCGCCCACCAGGCCCCATCGGCCGACCACCCCTCCGAGGAGCCGTCACCGGCTCCGGCATCCCTGCCACCGGAGCCGTCGAGCAGCCCCGCCCGGTCCATCCGGTCGAGGGCCGAGCGTGGTGCCCGGTGCCAGCGGATGTCGTCGTCCCTCACCTCCGGCGCCATGTCGGAGCGCACCCACGGTGTGCCGCTCCCGTCCACGACCAGCTGATCCTGCCGCCACATCGCCACATCCCCACCCGGCGCCGAGTTCGTCTGCGGCCAGCCTCCGACACCTGTCAGCCCCCACAGCACCGTGATCCGCACCGTCGGAAACCGGCCCTCGGACCACGCCTCCGGCACCCGCTCGGTGCCGGTGAAGGTCGGCCGCAGCACCTGCCAGAGGCGGTCGAAGGCCTCCTCGCCGGACCGCACCGTCGTCGTCCGGCCCGTACCGCCCGCGACGACCACCGCCATATCGGGAAGGTCCGGCTCGGGACCCTGCGGCGCCGCCTCGGCCGCCGGCGTCCCGAACACCGCCGCCATCGCCATGGCCACCGGCACGAGGGTCGCGAGCCGCACCCGCACCGACCCCGCCCGTCTCCTCCGAGTCGTCATTCGTTCCCCTTCAGGTGCCGGCCGTCGTCCGTCCCCCTCCGCACGTCACACGTCCCGCAGTTCCTGCCGCGGCCCGGGGTCCCGGCGCAGACGGCCCCACGGCATCCGTGGCGCGACGGCCCGCAGCGCCAGTGCCAGCACGGCTCCGACCGCCGCGCCGGGCAGTGCCCACCACCACCGCGTGTCGTCCTCCGCCGTCGGCGTGCCCACCGCCACGGTGGTGGTCGTCGTGTCGGGCGGATCGGTCGCCGTGCCGGTGTCCGTGCCCAGGTCCGTCCCGCTTGTCTCCCAGGGCGCGGGGAAGATGCCGGGCGCCCTCTCCGACGAGGCATCGTCCATCCCACCCATCACGCCCAGCCGGTCGAGCAGGGCGCGGAGCCGGTCGGGGTTCTCGGCGCGGTGCTAGTAGCCGTTGACCGACTGGGGCAGCGTCGCCGCCGTATGTATCCAGACCTCGCCGGAGTCGGCCTCGGGTGACGGGAAGACCCGGTCCACCCGCCAGGGCGAGACATCGTGGACCATCCACGTGACGTTGATCTGTCGGCCGCCGATCAGGGTCGCCTCCGGCGGCTTGTCCCGGGTACCGGTGCCCGCCTCTCCCAGCAGCCGCTCCAACTCGCCGTACTCCTCGTCCGATTGATAGAGCGAGGCCGTCTCCATGCTCTGCGGGGAGACCACGAGCACGCTCGTCGGTCCACCCGCCGACGCGGCGGACGCCCCCCACACCATCAGCGTGAACACCACCGCCAACGCCCCTGCCAACGCCGCCAGTTCACGACATCGGCCCTTGCGTACTTCTCCGAGCCCACGCATGCGAACCCCCAACCGGATCCATCCCCGTGCGGCCCGTCCGCGAGCCGCGTGTCACTTCTGGTACACCGCCCGACCCGCCGGGGTTCCCACCCCGCGCCCACTATTTGGAGGACGCTGTCCGGCTATTGCGAGGACGCCTTGTCCGGCGCGGCGAGCGACCTCGCGATCTGTACCGCCCGTGCCTTCGAGGCCACGCCCTCCAGCCGGAGCGTCACCTCCTCGTCGCCGGTGCCGTGGGTCCACAGCAGCGTCGGCCCGGCCGTCCGCTCCTGGCGTGTGTAGCGCCTGCCGTCCTCGCCCACCAGCCAGAAACTCAGCACATGCGGTCGCGGGAACCACAGGGCGGGATCTCCCATGCCGCCGGCGGAGGCACCGGCCTTCAGATCCACCCACTCCGGCTGCTCACGGACGGTCTTGGCGAAGGTGATGTCCAGGCTCGCCGCGAACTCGTCCAGCCGGATCACCCGGCCCTGCTCACGCCAGCACAGGCTGGTCACGAAACGCCCCCGCGGCTCGCCGCTCACCGTCACCGCGTCCGGCACGCCCAGCGCCCGCGGGATCAGCGGCCCGAACCCGGCCCGGCGCTCGGCCTGGGCGAACGACAGCGACCGCCCGCACCCGGGCACCTCGACGCCGGCCGAAGGCACCGCCGAGGGGTCGTGGCGCACCTCGACCCCGCCGAAGTCGAACCAGTCGACCACCGCCGCCCGCACCGGGGGTGTGAGCACCAGTACCGTCAGCAGTCCGCACAGCGCCGCCGTCAGCGACCGCCACCGTGCCCGCGCCCAGAGCCGGGCCGCCCGCACCCGCCGCCCGGCCCCCGGCGGCTCGGCCACCGGCACCGGGAGCTGCTCGGCGAGTATCTGCCCCAGCACCCGCTCGACCATCGTCTCGGACCCGGCACCGCCCGGCGGATCCAGGGACCGGCCCAGCGCCCGCAGCTCCTCCGGCAGCCGGGAGGCAGGCTCGCGCGGCCCCCCGGCGGCGCCGCCACCGTCGTACGGCTCACTCACGCTCATCACCCCCTTCCCGGGGCTGGAAATCCGGCAGCAGGCGGCCCAGCTTCCGCAGTGCGCGGTTCAGCCGGGACTTCACCGTGCCCCGGGGCCAGCCCAGCGCCTGGGCCGTCTCCGACTCGTCCATCTCCAGCAGATAGCGGTAGGTGACCACCAGGCGGTGCTCCTCGCCCAGCTTCTCCATGGCCGCCAGCAGGGCCGCACGGCGCTCCGTCTCCAGTGTGGCCACCGCGGGGTCCGCCGAATCCGCTATCAGCGGCTCGGCCTCCACGAACGCGGCCTCACGGCCGGCGAGCGTGCGCTGGCGTGCCGCCGTCCGCACTGTGTTCCTCGTCTCATTGGCCACGATCGACAGCAGCCACGGCTTGAACGCCGCGCCCTCCCGGAACCGGCCCAACGAGCAGTAGGCCTTGACGAAGGCCTGCTGCACCACGTCCTCCGCGTCCGCACCTGCCCCGAGCGCGGTGGCCGCCCTGAGCGCGATGGCCGTATGGGCCCGCACCAGCTCGGCGTACGCCTCCGGCTCTCCGGCGCGTACGCGTGCGATCACCGCGGCCTCATCGACGATGCGGCCCCCCTCCCGCGTCCTCACACTCTTGGTACACCGCCCGGACCGGATCGGTTCCCACCTGTGTCCCATCTGTTTCCGGGCGGTTCCGGATCGGCCCCCGACACCTGAGAGAATGGTGAACATGGCCTCTGATCGACCCCGTGTGCTCTCCGGAATCCAGCCCACCGCAGGCTCGTTCCACCTCGGCAACTACCTCGGCGCCGTCCGCCAGTGGGTGGCCCTCCAGGAGTCCCACGACGCGTTCTACATGGTCGTAGACCTGCACGCGATCACGGTCCCGCAGGACCCCGCGGACCTGCGCGCGAACACCCGTCTGGCCGCCGCCCAGCTCCTCGCGGCCGGTCTCGACCCCGAGCGCTGCACGCTCTTCGTCCAGAGCCACGTCCCCGAGCACGCCCAGCTCGCCTGGGTCATGAACTGCCTCACCGGCTTCGGCGAGGCCTCCCGCATGACCCAGTTCAAGGACAAGTCCGCCAAGCAGGGCGCGGACCGCGCCTCGGTCGGCCTGTTCACGTACCCGATCCTCCAGGTCGCGGACATCCTGCTGTACCAGGCCAACGAGGTCCCCGTCGGCGAGGACCAGCGCCAGCACATCGAGCTCACCCGCGACCTCGCCGAGCGCTTCAACGGCCGGTTCGGCCAGACCTTCACGATCCCGAAGCCGTACATCCTCAAGGAGACGGCGAAGATCTACGACCTCCAGGACCCGTCGGTCAAGATGAGCAAGTCGGCCTCCACGCCGAAGGGCCTCGTCAACCTCCTCGACGACCCGAAGTCCACCGCCAAGAAGGTCAGGAGCGCCGTCACCGACACCGACACCGTGATCCGCTTCGACCCGGCGGAGAAGCCGGGCGTCAGCAACCTGCTCGGCATCTACTCGACCCTCACGGGCGAGGCCGTCGCGGATCTGGAGCGCAAGTACGACGGCAAGGGCTACGGTGCGCTCAAGACGGACCTCGCCGACATCATGGTCGAGTTCGTGACCCCCTTCCGGGAGCGCACCCAGCAGTACCTCGACGACCCGGAGACACTGGACGCGCTCCTGGCCAAGGGTGCGGAGAAGGCGCGCGCCGTCGCCGCGGAGACCCTCGCGCAGACGTACGACCGGGTGGGCCTGCTGCCCGCCAAGCACTGACGCGCACCGCCGCACACGCCGTACCACTGGGCAGAGCGCTGCACATCACTTCCGTTGCGCCTGCCCACAGCACACCCGTGGCCGTACAGTCGATAGCCGGACGGCCGACACCCAACCGGACAGCGACGACAAGTGACGACAGGAGACGACGTGGGGACCGTAACGATCGGTGTGTCGATCGCGGTCCCGGAGCCTCACGGCAGCCTGCTCCAGGAGCGGCGCGCGGGCTTCGGCGACGCCGCTGCTCACGGTATCCCCACGCATGTCACGCTGTTGCCGCCGACGGAGGTCGAGGACACCGACCTGCCGGCCATCGAGGCCCATCTGACCGAGGTGGCCGCGGCCGGCCGGCCGTTCCCGATGCGCCTGTCCGGGACGGGCACCTTCCGGCCCCTGTCGCCCGTCGTCTTCGTCCAGGTCGCCGAGGGCGCCGAGGCCTGCACCTGGCTCCAGAAGCAGGTCCGGGACGCCTCCGGACCGGTCGCACGCGAGCTTCAGTTCCCGTACCACCCGCACGTCACGGTCGCGCACGGCATCGAGGACGAGGCCATGGACCGCGCCTTCGAGGCGCTCGCCGACTACGAGGCCGAGTGGCCCTGCACCGGCTTCGCGCTCTACGAACAGGGCGCCGACGGGGTCTGGCGCAAGCTGCGCGAGTACGTCTTCGGCGGGACCGTGGTCCCCCCGCAGGCGACCCACGTGGAGCGCGGCTCCCTGCCCACCAGCCAGCTGTAACTCCGATCACAGGGCTGTGTAACTCCAGTTACATAGTCTGTACCTCCCGTTACAGCGGCAGCCGCCGGAACAGCCCGCGCGGCACATGCCTCAGCGCCGACATCACGACCCTGAGCGCGCCCGGCACCCACACCGTCTCCGAGCGGCGGCGCAGGCCCAGCTCGATCGCCGCGGCGACCGCCTCCGGTGTCGTCGCGAGCGGTGCCTCCTCAAGACCCGCGGTCATCTTCGAGCGGACGAATCCGGGGCGTACGACCATCACGTGGACGCCGGTGTCGTGGAGCGCGTCGCCCAGCCCCTGGGCGAAGGCGTCCAGACCGGCCTTGCTGGAGCCGTAGATGAAGTTGGAGCGGCGGGCCCGCTCGCCGGCCACGGAGGAGAGCACGACGAGGGATCCGTGGCCCTGGGCCTGCAACGCGCGCGCGGCGACCAGTCCCGACGACACAGCGCCCGTGTAGTTGGTCTGCGCGACGCGCACCGCGGCGGCCGGTTCGCGCTCGTCGCGCGCCTGGTCGCCGAGGACACCGAAGGCGAGCAGCACCATGTCGACGTCGCCCTCGGCGAAGATCTTGCCGAGGGCCGCCTCGTGGGAGTCGGCGTCGAGCGCGTCGAAGGCGACCGTGTGCACGTCGGCCCCCTGGGCGCGCAGGTCCGCGGCGGCCGTCTCCAGTGCGGGGGAGGGACGTCCGGCCAGCCACACGGTGCGGGTGCGGCGGGCGATCAGACGGCGCACGGTGGCCAGCGCGATCTCGGACGTACCGCCGAGGACGAGCAGGGACTGGGGGATGCCGAAGGCGTCCTTCACGAACAGCTCCTATGACGAAGGGTCCGGGGGCGTGGATGCCCTCTGGGGGCTGCCACGCCTCCTAGAGGGCGAGACGGCGGGCCAGGTCCGACACAAACACTCCGCGCGGGTCCAACTCCGCGCGCAGCGCCCGGAAGTCGTCGAGGCGCGGATACATGCCGGCGAGCAGTTCGGGCCGCAGCCGGGAGTCCTTGGCGAGGTAGACGCGCCCGCCCGCGGCGGCCACCTCCTGGTCGAGTTCGTCGAGGAAGGTGCCGAGGCCGGGCAGTCCCGCCGGGATGTCCAGGGCCAGCGTCCAGCCGGGCACGGGGAAGGAGAGCCAGCCCGGGTCGGCGTCCCCGAAGCGCTTCAGGACGGCCAGGAAGGACGGACAGCGCCGCTCCGAGACCCGCCGCACGATCCGGCGTACGGCGTCCTCCTGGCCGTGTCCGACGACGAACTGGTACTGCACGAACCCGCCGCGGCCGTAGATCCGGTTCCAGTGCGGAACCCCGTCCAGGGGGTGGAAGAACGTGGAGATCCGCTGGAGCTCGCCGGTACGCGCGCGGGGGGCCCTGCGGTACCAGAGCTCGTTGAACGCTCCCACGGTCGTGCGGGTGAGCAGACCCTCCGGGAGGAAGGCGGGGGCGGCCGGGAAGCGGGAGGTGCGGAAGGCCAGCGGCTCTCTCCGCGCGCGCGTGCCCCTCGGCAGCGCGTCCAGGGGTGCGTGGTCGCCCCGTGTCAGCACCGCGCGCCCCGTCGTCGCGCCGCGCGCCAGCAGGTCGATCCACGCGACCGAGTAGCGGTGGCGGTGGTCGCCGGCAGTCAGGCGGGCCATCAGGTCGTCGAGGTCGCGGGCGCGTTCGGTGTCGACCGTCATCAGGGAGGTCTCGACCGGCTGGAGCCGGACGGTCGCGGTGAGGATCATGCCGGTCAGGCCCATGCCGCCGCAGGTCGCGTCGAACAGGGGGGTGTCGCGGCCGACGGTGCGGATCTCGCCGTCGGCGGTGAGCAGTTCGAGCGAGAGCACGTGCCGGGAGAAGGAGCCCGACACATGGTGGTTCTTGCCGTGGATGTCCGCGCCGATCGCCCCGCCGACCGTGACGTAGCGGGTGCCGGGCGTCACCGGCACGAACCAGCCGAGCGGCAGCAGCACCTCCATCAGCCGGTGCAGGGAGACCCCGGCGTCGCACAGCACGATCCCGGCGGCGGCGTCGATGACGTGGATCCGGTCGAGCCCCGTCATGTCGAACACGGCGCCGCCGGCGTTCTGCGCCGCGTCCCCGTAGGCCCGCCCCAGGCCCCTGGGGATGCCCCCGCGGGCCCCGCAGTCCCGGACGGCGGCCGCGGCCTCCTCGTACGTCCGTGGACGGATCAGACAGGCGGCGGTGGGAG
Proteins encoded in this region:
- a CDS encoding FAD-binding oxidoreductase — its product is MPADTVPVTGWGRTAPTAACLIRPRTYEEAAAAVRDCGARGGIPRGLGRAYGDAAQNAGGAVFDMTGLDRIHVIDAAAGIVLCDAGVSLHRLMEVLLPLGWFVPVTPGTRYVTVGGAIGADIHGKNHHVSGSFSRHVLSLELLTADGEIRTVGRDTPLFDATCGGMGLTGMILTATVRLQPVETSLMTVDTERARDLDDLMARLTAGDHRHRYSVAWIDLLARGATTGRAVLTRGDHAPLDALPRGTRARREPLAFRTSRFPAAPAFLPEGLLTRTTVGAFNELWYRRAPRARTGELQRISTFFHPLDGVPHWNRIYGRGGFVQYQFVVGHGQEDAVRRIVRRVSERRCPSFLAVLKRFGDADPGWLSFPVPGWTLALDIPAGLPGLGTFLDELDQEVAAAGGRVYLAKDSRLRPELLAGMYPRLDDFRALRAELDPRGVFVSDLARRLAL
- a CDS encoding decaprenylphospho-beta-D-erythro-pentofuranosid-2-ulose 2-reductase; protein product: MKDAFGIPQSLLVLGGTSEIALATVRRLIARRTRTVWLAGRPSPALETAAADLRAQGADVHTVAFDALDADSHEAALGKIFAEGDVDMVLLAFGVLGDQARDEREPAAAVRVAQTNYTGAVSSGLVAARALQAQGHGSLVVLSSVAGERARRSNFIYGSSKAGLDAFAQGLGDALHDTGVHVMVVRPGFVRSKMTAGLEEAPLATTPEAVAAAIELGLRRRSETVWVPGALRVVMSALRHVPRGLFRRLPL